In Mycolicibacterium phocaicum, one DNA window encodes the following:
- a CDS encoding cutinase family protein, producing the protein MKRNDRSLMAVGAAALIVAGAGSVAAAGHAAAEACPDVQVVFARGTFEPAGVGGVGQAFVDALRAKAPGKSVDAYAVNYPASLDFATAADGVIDARNKVMATANACPNTKVVLGGYSLLAVVEDDDVGVIGVDDDALMRTPRSTVASGAFVISVTGSSSR; encoded by the coding sequence ATGAAGCGAAATGATCGATCGTTGATGGCTGTCGGTGCGGCGGCGTTGATCGTGGCAGGTGCAGGCAGCGTCGCCGCTGCCGGGCATGCTGCTGCGGAGGCGTGCCCGGACGTGCAGGTGGTTTTCGCCCGCGGCACCTTTGAGCCGGCAGGTGTCGGTGGCGTCGGGCAGGCGTTCGTGGATGCGCTCCGCGCCAAGGCGCCGGGAAAGTCGGTGGACGCGTACGCGGTCAATTACCCGGCGTCCCTTGATTTCGCCACCGCCGCCGACGGCGTGATCGATGCGCGAAACAAAGTCATGGCCACGGCGAACGCGTGCCCGAACACCAAGGTCGTGCTCGGTGGTTACTCCCTGTTGGCCGTCGTTGAAGATGACGATGTCGGCGTCATCGGTGTTGATGACGATGCACTGATGAGAACGCCCCGCTCGACTGTGGCGAGCGGGGCGTTTGTGATCTCGGTGACGGGATCCTCGTCGCGGTGA